In the genome of Streptomyces fagopyri, the window TCGGCGCGGCCGGGGCGTACGGCGCCTCCGGAGGCGCGCCGTGTCCCGGTGGGCAGCAGGTTGTCGGCCGCGTGCTCGGAGACTCCGCGCGGCCTCCCGCGGTTACCCATGGGCACCGTCCGCTGCCGGGACGCGCGCGTAGGCGCCGGCGCGCCTCAGACGGGTCCAGTCGTCCGAGGGCCAGGCGATCCAGTCGGCTCGGCCGATGACGTCGCCGACGGGGATCATGCCGCCCCCGGGGGACCCCAGGTGGTCCCGGGAGTCGCTGGAGTCGCTGCGGTGGTCCCCCAGCAGGAACAGGCCGCCGGCGGGCACCTCGACGTCGAAGGGCACCTCCGACGGGCTGTCCCCCGGATACAGAAACGTCGACTCGTCGACCGAACGGCCGTTCACCTCGAGCCTCCCCTTCTTGTCGCAGCAGACCACGTGGTCTCCCCCCACACCGACGACGCGTTTGACGTAGTCGGCGTTCCCGAAGTAGCCGGTGCCGTCGAACACGACGATGTCTCCCCGCTGCGGCTCAGCACCGAAACGGTACGCCAACTTATTTACGAGAACGCGGTCCCCGATCCTCAATCCCGGCTCCATCGAGCTGCTGGGAATCTCGAAGGGCTGCGCCACGAAGGTGCTGAAACCGACCAGGAACAGCAGACAGACCAGCACGGTCAGCGTGATCCGGCCGCCGGGGACCCACTCCACGACCCGGTCCGACAACGCGAAACGCGACCGTCCCTCCGCCCCCTCGGTGTCCGTGTTCTCCACGGACTCTGCGGGGTGGGAGGAGCGGTCGCGCTCCGTGTGCTGTGCTTCGGTGTTCATCGGAGCCAGATGCTATCCGGCGTCCGTATGAGCCTCCGCGTGAGCTCAGTTGTCGCGCTTCTCCTTGATCTTCGCGGCCTTGCCGCGCAGGTCACGGAGGTAGTACAGCTTCGCGCGACGCACGTCACCGCGGGTGACGAGCTCGATCTTCTCGACGATCGGGGTGTGCACCGGGAAGGTGCGCTCGACGCCGACCGAGAAGGAGACCTTGCGGACCGTGAAGGTCTCGCGGACACCGGCGCCCTGGCGACGGATGACGACGCCCTTGAACTGCTGCACACGAGAGCGGTTGCCCTCGATGACGCGCACGTGGACGTTGACGGTGTCACCCGGGCGGAAGGCCGGGACGTCGGTGCGCAGCGAGGCGCTGTCGACGGAGTCGAGCAGGTGAGACATGAAATCTGCTTTCTTCGCCGATGCCACAGGTCATCGACGGGAGAAGGGTTTTCAGGAGAGTGCTGCCGCGTCGGGGCGGGCGTCGTGTCCCCCTGTGGCAGGGGCGCACGCCGGACGACGTAGAGCAGCGGCCTATTCTTCCACGGCCTCGGGTCTGCGCCAAAATCGGCCGTCGGGATCCGGCTGCCACCCCAGGATGGAGAGCATCTCGCGGTCCTTCTTGTCGAAGAGGGACGCCTCGCAGCGCTCGATGAGGTCGGGCCGGTTGGCCGTCGTGCGGCGCAGTGCCTCGTCGCGGCGCCAGCGGGCGATCTTGCCGTGGTGGCCGCTGAGCAGCACGTCGGGGATCTCCCGGCCGCGCCACTCGGGGGGCTTGGTGTAGACGGGGCCCTCCAGGAGGTTGGCCATGGCCCCGGGTGCGAAGGAGTCGTCCCGGTGGGACTCGGCGTTGCCGAGGACGCCCGGGAGCAGACGTGCGACGGCCTCCGTGACGACGAGGACGGCCGCCTCGCCGCCGGCGAGCACGTAGTCGCCGATGGACACCTCGTGGACGGGCATGCGGGTGGCGTACTCGTCGATGACGCGGCGGTCGATGCCCTCGTAGCGGGCGGGGGTGAACACCAGCCAGGGGCGCTCGGACAGTTCGACGGCGAGTTCCTGGGTGAAGGGGCGTCCGCTGGGCGTGGGCACGACGAGGGCGGGCTCGTGCGAGCCCGTCTCGTAGCCGTCGGCCAGTACGGAGTCCAAGGCCTCGCCCCAGGGGTCGGTCTTCATGACCATGCCGGGGCCGCCGCCGTACGGGGTGTCGTCGACCGTGTTGTGGCGGTCGTACGTCCACTCCCGGAGATCGTGCACGTGCACGTTCAGCTGTCCACGCGCGCGTGCCTTGCCGACGAGCGAGACGTTCAGGGGGTCCAGGTACTCCGGGAAGATCGTGACGACGTCCAGCCGCATTACGCCTCTTCCCCGGTGGAGTCCCGGGAGGACGCGATCTCGGCGCGGTCGTCGATCAGGCCCGGCGGCGGGTCGATGACGGCTCGCTGCTCGTCCAGGTCGATCTCGATGACGATCTCCTCGACGAACGGGATCAGGACCTCGGTGCCGTCGGGCCGTTCGACCACGAACAGGTCCTGCGCCGGCAGGTGCGAGATCTCGGTGATCCGTCCGACCTCGTCACCGTCCTTGGTGACCACGTCCAGGTCCATCAGCTGGTGGTCGTAGTACTCGTCCGGGTCCTCGGGCTGCTCGTCGGGGTCGACGTCGGCGATGAGCAGGGTGTTGCGCAGCGCCTCGGCGGCGGTGCGGTCGCGTACGCCCTCGAAACGGAGCAGCAGACGGCCGCTGTGCACGCGGCCCGTCTCGATGGTCAGCGGACCGGTGGAGGCGGGGTCGGTGGCCAGGACGGCGCCGGGGGCGAGTCTGACTTCCGGCTCGTCGGTACGTACCTCGACGGTGACCTCGCCCTTGATGCCGTGGGCGCGGCCGACGCGAGCGACTACCAGCTGCACTGTGCTTGATCTCCTGTCGGTGTGCCTGCGGCGTTGTTTCGCAGACGACTACGGGCCGGGGACGGCCGGATGGCCCTCCCCGGCCCGAGCCGGTGCTGCCTGTTACGTCAGCGGACGTGGTCCACGTCGACGAGGTCGACGCGGACACCGCGGCCGCCGATGGCGCCGACGACCGTACGCAGAGCGCGCGCGGTGCGGCCGTTGCGGCCGATCACCTTACCGAGGTCGTCGGGGTGGACCCGGACCTCCAGTACGCGCCCGCGGCGCAGGTCGCGCGAGGCGACCTGCACGTCGTCGGGGTTGTCGACGATGCCCTTCACGAGGTGCTCGAGAGCCTCCTCGAGCATGCTCAGGCCTCGGTCGACGCGGACTCGGCCGCGGCCTCGTCCTTCTTCTCAGCCTTCTTCTTCTGGGTGATGGCCTCACCCTTGCCCTCGTCGTCGCCGCCCAGGGCGTCGAACAGCGGGCGCGACGCCTTCGGCTCGGCGACGAGCAGCGGAGCGGGGGCGGGCAGACCCTTGAACTTCTGCCAGTCGCCGGTCAGCTTGAGGATGGCGAGCACGGGCTCGGTCGGCTGCGCGCCGACACCCAGCCAGTACTGCGCGCGGTCCGTGTCGACCTCGATGCGCGAGGGGTTCTGCACCGGGTGGTACAGGCCGATCTCCTCGATGGCCCGGCCATCACGGCGGGTACGGGAGTCGGCGACGACGATGCGGTAGTGAGGCGAACGGATCTTGCCCAGACGCTTCAGCTTGATCTTGACTGCCACGGAAGTGGTGTCTCCTGGTCTTGACGTGGTTGGGCACGGCGAGATTGCCGCGTGGGGTTGCGGTACCCGAGTGCCCGACGGACGCGTCAGCCGGAGGAGAGAGGGGTCCTATGCGACTGTCGAGTACAGCTAGCCATTGTGCCACACCCTGGAGGTTCACCTCACCGGGCGTATGTGCGGGGCCATGCCTGAAGGGGGCCCGGCGCCGGCCCCGGGGCGCCGTCACCCGGCGCTCACCGGGCGGTGCGGCCGAGTACGGCTGCCACGAGCAGCCGTCCTCTCAGCTCGCGGCCGCCCCGACCACTTCCGGGATCCGGAAGGGCTTGCCACACCCCCCGCACACGATCGGCGCCTGTGCCAGCACGGACGGGACGACCCGTACGTTGCGGCCGCAGTCACAGACGGCCTTGACGCGGACGCCTCCTCCGGAGGAGCCGTGCCGGGCGGCGGGGCCCCGGAACGAGCGGGCCGTGTCGGCGGTGGTCGCGGCGGTGTGCGCCTTGAGGGCCCGCTGGAGCCGCTCGATGGTCGGGCGATAGCGGCGCTTCGCCTCGGGGTTGAGCGTGACGAGCGAGAAGCCGCTGCTCGGGTGCGGTTCCTCGGGGTGGTCAAGGCCCAGCTCCTCGGCGATCGCCAGGAATCTGCGGTTGTGGTAGCGGCCGGCGCGTGAGGTGTCGCGGACTCCGCGGGCGGCGGCGATGCCATGGACTGCCTCGTGCAACAGGCGTTCGAAGGAGAGTTCGTGCCCGCAGGCGGACGACGATTCTCCGATCAGGGACTCGGGCGCGGCCAGATCGGGCAGCTCGGGGTGGTGCCGCTGAATGTCGGCCCACGCCCCTGCCAGCTCTGCGGCAAGAACAGGTGGTGTCGTGCTCACGTCGTGACAACGAGCCGGGGGCCCTGTGTGTTCCTATTCCGGGGCATCCCAAATAATTTGCACGTACCCGTCAGTTGCCGCTGATGCGTCCTGACGAGGGCGGGTGCGCTGATCTGCGGAGAAGCCTCACAGCTCACACCAAGCCGGTACGTAGTAACGCGTACGCCCCGGCGCGTAGACGCTGTCCGCACGCCGGGTCACCTGTCGTCATCAGATGCGCAAGAGGCGTTTCGGCCGCCCTGGGGGACGGCTCAGTAGGCGCGCGCCACGACGGCGACGTTACCGGGTGCGTCGTCGCTGTCGGGCACCGACCCGTCCTCGGCGACCAGACACCGTACGGTCACGGAGTGCTCGGCCAGCCTGGCCTCGCCCTCTTCGCCGAGGTCGGCCCACGGAATGCGGGCCCAGCCACCGGCCGCGGCGGCCTCGACGGCCTGCTCGACCGTCGCCACGTCCGACGTACGGGACTCACGGCGCTCGCGCGACTGCCTCAGGAGCAGCGCCTGGTCCTCCTCCAGGACGGCGGGGAGCAGTCCCGCCAGGGCGTCGAGGGCGACCGGTTCCTTGCCGCCGGGGATGCGGCGGGCCAGCATCGCGGTGCCGTTCTCCAGGTCACGGGGCCCGACCTCGATGCGAACCGGTACGCCCTTGAGTTCCCAGTCGACCGCGCGCCGTCCGAAGGGGGTGTCGGTACGGTCGTCCACCTGGACCCGTACGCCCGCCGCCGAGAGCCGGTCGCCGATCTCGCGGACCTTGGCCAGAACCGCTTCGTCGTCCTTGATCGCCAGGACGACGGCCTGCACGGGGGCGAGCCGGGGCGGCACCCGCAGCCCGCTGTCGTCGCCGTGCGACATGATCAGGCCACCGACCATGCGGGTCGAGGACCCCCAGGAGGTCTGCCAGACGAGTTCCTGCCTGCCGTCCTTGGACAGGTACTGGGTGTTGAAGGCCTTCGCGAAGTTCTGGCCGAGTTCGTGGCTGGTGCCCATCTGGAGGGCCTTGCCGTCGCCCATCATGCCTTCGAGCGTGAGGGTGTTGATCGCGCCCGCGAACCGCTCGCGCGGGGTCTTGCGGCCGAGCAGTACGTCGATGCCCAGGACGTCGACCATGAAGTCCTCGTACACCTCCTTGTGGATGTACGCGGCGTAGTCCCGGGCGTCCTCGTACGTGGCGTGGGCGGTGTGGCCCTCCTGCCACAGGAACTCGGTGGTGCGGAGGAACACGCGCGGGCGCATCTCCCAACGGACCACGTTCGCCCACTGGTTGATCAGCAGCGGCAGGTCGCGGTAGCTCTGCACCCACTTGGAGAAGGAGGCGTTGATGATCGTCTCGGAGGTGGGGCGGACGACGACCGGCTCCTCCAGCTCCTTGCCGCCGCCGTGCGTGACGACGGCGAGCTCGGGGGCGAAGCCCTCGACGTGCTCGGCCTCCTTCGTCAGGTACGACTGGGGGATGAAGAGCGGGAAGTACGCGTTCTGGGCGCCCGCCGTCTTGATGCGGGCGTCCATCTCCTGCTGCATCCGTTCCCACAGCCCGTACCCGTAGGGCCGGATGATCATGGTGCCGCGCACCGGCCCGTTGTCGGCCAGTTCGGCCTTGTTGATCAGGTCCTGGTACCAGCGCGGGAAGTCTTCCGCCTGGGGCGTGAGAACAGGTGCCTTTGCCATGGCGCGATGGTACGGGCCCACGTTGCCGGGACGTGAATTCTCGCGCCGCGCGCGGACAGCGCACAAGCAGCGCGCCGCAACCCCTGGACGGCGCGACGAGTGCGGAGTTATCTGACATACGGGGGAAGTGCGCGCGCACGGCGCGGGGGTCGGGGAAACGGGGCACAGCGACAACTCTCGGCGGATTGGGGCGCTTTCGATGACACCTACGCTCGTGCGGCAACACCTGCGGCACGCGGGACCTCGCTCCCGTGTGGACCGGCGGGTACGCGCGCGTGACTGGGCCGAGATCCAGGAGCGGATGCTGGTACCGCTCCACGAGGCCGTCTACGAGCGACTCGAAGTCGGCGGCGGGACACGGCTGCTCGGCCTCGGCTGCGGTTCCGGGCTGGCCCTGCTGACGGCGGCCTCCCGGGGCGCCGCGGTGAC includes:
- the lepB gene encoding signal peptidase I; translation: MNTEAQHTERDRSSHPAESVENTDTEGAEGRSRFALSDRVVEWVPGGRITLTVLVCLLFLVGFSTFVAQPFEIPSSSMEPGLRIGDRVLVNKLAYRFGAEPQRGDIVVFDGTGYFGNADYVKRVVGVGGDHVVCCDKKGRLEVNGRSVDESTFLYPGDSPSEVPFDVEVPAGGLFLLGDHRSDSSDSRDHLGSPGGGMIPVGDVIGRADWIAWPSDDWTRLRRAGAYARVPAADGAHG
- the rplS gene encoding 50S ribosomal protein L19; amino-acid sequence: MSHLLDSVDSASLRTDVPAFRPGDTVNVHVRVIEGNRSRVQQFKGVVIRRQGAGVRETFTVRKVSFSVGVERTFPVHTPIVEKIELVTRGDVRRAKLYYLRDLRGKAAKIKEKRDN
- the trmD gene encoding tRNA (guanosine(37)-N1)-methyltransferase TrmD encodes the protein MRLDVVTIFPEYLDPLNVSLVGKARARGQLNVHVHDLREWTYDRHNTVDDTPYGGGPGMVMKTDPWGEALDSVLADGYETGSHEPALVVPTPSGRPFTQELAVELSERPWLVFTPARYEGIDRRVIDEYATRMPVHEVSIGDYVLAGGEAAVLVVTEAVARLLPGVLGNAESHRDDSFAPGAMANLLEGPVYTKPPEWRGREIPDVLLSGHHGKIARWRRDEALRRTTANRPDLIERCEASLFDKKDREMLSILGWQPDPDGRFWRRPEAVEE
- the rimM gene encoding ribosome maturation factor RimM (Essential for efficient processing of 16S rRNA), whose translation is MQLVVARVGRAHGIKGEVTVEVRTDEPEVRLAPGAVLATDPASTGPLTIETGRVHSGRLLLRFEGVRDRTAAEALRNTLLIADVDPDEQPEDPDEYYDHQLMDLDVVTKDGDEVGRITEISHLPAQDLFVVERPDGTEVLIPFVEEIVIEIDLDEQRAVIDPPPGLIDDRAEIASSRDSTGEEA
- a CDS encoding RNA-binding protein, with product MLEEALEHLVKGIVDNPDDVQVASRDLRRGRVLEVRVHPDDLGKVIGRNGRTARALRTVVGAIGGRGVRVDLVDVDHVR
- the rpsP gene encoding 30S ribosomal protein S16; the encoded protein is MAVKIKLKRLGKIRSPHYRIVVADSRTRRDGRAIEEIGLYHPVQNPSRIEVDTDRAQYWLGVGAQPTEPVLAILKLTGDWQKFKGLPAPAPLLVAEPKASRPLFDALGGDDEGKGEAITQKKKAEKKDEAAAESASTEA
- the proS gene encoding proline--tRNA ligase gives rise to the protein MAKAPVLTPQAEDFPRWYQDLINKAELADNGPVRGTMIIRPYGYGLWERMQQEMDARIKTAGAQNAYFPLFIPQSYLTKEAEHVEGFAPELAVVTHGGGKELEEPVVVRPTSETIINASFSKWVQSYRDLPLLINQWANVVRWEMRPRVFLRTTEFLWQEGHTAHATYEDARDYAAYIHKEVYEDFMVDVLGIDVLLGRKTPRERFAGAINTLTLEGMMGDGKALQMGTSHELGQNFAKAFNTQYLSKDGRQELVWQTSWGSSTRMVGGLIMSHGDDSGLRVPPRLAPVQAVVLAIKDDEAVLAKVREIGDRLSAAGVRVQVDDRTDTPFGRRAVDWELKGVPVRIEVGPRDLENGTAMLARRIPGGKEPVALDALAGLLPAVLEEDQALLLRQSRERRESRTSDVATVEQAVEAAAAGGWARIPWADLGEEGEARLAEHSVTVRCLVAEDGSVPDSDDAPGNVAVVARAY